The following are from one region of the Indicator indicator isolate 239-I01 chromosome 14, UM_Iind_1.1, whole genome shotgun sequence genome:
- the CHRM2 gene encoding muscarinic acetylcholine receptor M2: MNNSTYINSSAENVMALESPYKTVEVVFIVLVAGSLSLVTIIGNILVMVSIKVNRHLQTVNNYFLFSLACADLIIGIFSMNLYTLYTVIGYWPLGPVVCDLWLALDYVVSNASVMNLLIISFDRYFCVTKPLTYPVKRTTKMAGIMIAAAWVLSFILWAPAILFWQFIVGGRTVPDGDCYIQFFSNPAVTFGTAIAAFYLPVIIMTVLYWQISRASKSRIKKGKKEAAQNQDTVSPSLVQGKIVKPNNNNIPASGDGLEHSKIQNGKTSGETVTENCVQGEEKESSNDSTSVSVVASNLKEDEATKDARQNSDSQDHLKVENSKLTCIKIVTKSQKGDCCAPTNTTVEIVGTNGEEKQNSVARKIVKMTKQPAKKKPPPSRERKVTRTILAILLAFIITWTPYNVMVLINSFCTSCIPGTVWTIGYWLCYINSTINPACYALCNATFKKTFKHLLMCHYKNIGATR, from the coding sequence ATGAATAACTCAACATACATAAACTCTTCTGCTGAAAATGTCATGGCTTTGGAGAGTCCCTATAAAACTGTTGAGGTGGTCTTCATCGTCCTGGTAGCAGGGTCTCTCAGTCTAGTCACCATAATTGGGAACATCCTGGTCATGGTGTCAATCAAAGTCAACAGGCACCTACAGACTGTCAACAACTATTTCCTGTTCAGCTTGGCCTGTGCTGACTTGATCATCGGCATCTTTTCAATGAACCTGTACACTCTCTACACTGTGATAGGCTACTGGCCCCTAGGGCCTGTGGTGTGTGATCTCTGGCTGGCTCTTGACTACGTGGTCAGCAACGCCTCTGTAATGAACCTCCTCATTATCAGCTTTGACAGATACTTTTGTGTCACCAAGCCTCTGACCTATCCTGTAAAGCGGACCACAAAGATGGCAGGTATAATGATTGCAGCTGCATGGGTGCTGTCCTTTATTCTGTGGGCCCCTGCAATTCTCTTCTGGCAGTTCATTGTGGGAGGAAGGACTGTCCCAGACGGAGACTGCTACATCCAGTTTTTTTCCAACCCTGCTGTCACTTTTGGCACTGCCATTGCAGCCTTCTATTTGCCTGTTATTATCATGACTGTCCTTTACTGGCAAATCTCTCGAGCCAGTAAAAGTCggataaaaaaagggaaaaaggaagctGCCCAAAACCAAGACACAGTTTCCCCCAGTCTCGTCCAAGGTAAAATAGTGAAACCAAACAATAACAACATCCCAGCCAGTGGGGATGGGTTGGAGCACAGCAAAATTCAGAATGGGAAAACCAGCGGAGAGACTGTGACAGAGAATTGTGttcaaggggaggaaaaggagagctCCAATGACTCCACCTCTGTCAGTGTAGTCGCTTCCAATTTGAAAGAGGATGAAGCTACCAAAGATGCCAGACAAAATTCTGACTCCCAAGACCACCTCAAAGTTGAGAACTCCAAGCTGACATGCATCAAGATAGTCACCAAGTCACAAAAGGGTGACTGCTGTGCCCCCACCAACACTACTGTAGAGATTGTAGGCACCAACggggaggagaagcagaatAGCGTAGCCCGGAAAATTGTGAAGATGACAAAGCAGCCAGCCAAAAAGAAACCCCCTCCTTCTAGAGAAAGAAAGGTGACAAGGACTATTTTGGCCATACTCCTGGCCTTCATCATCACCTGGACCCCATACAACGTGATGGTGCTCATCAACAGCTTCTGCACATCCTGCATCCCTGGCACTGTATGGACCATAGGTTATTGGCTCTGTTACATCAACAGCACCATCAACCCTGCTTGTTATGCGCTCTGCAATGCTACTTTCAAGAAGACTTTTAAGCACCTTCTTATGTGTCATTACAAGAATATAGGAGCTACAAGGTAA